Below is a window of Desulfurococcus amylolyticus Z-533 DNA.
GTTGAAGATCAATAGTGAAACCGCGTTACCGGGTTGATCAATACCCTGGAAAACAGAATTTGTTAGAAAACCTATTGTGAATAAGAGAGGGGCTGTCTCACCAGCTGACCTTATGAAGGTCATTAAGATGCCTGAGGCGACCTGCCTCCTCGCTATTCCAAGGTACACGTATCTCAGCAAATGCACTCTTTTAAAACCTAGTGAGAAAGCTGCCTCCCTGTATTTCTCCTCAACGCTTCTAAACGCTGATGAGAGATAATAGTGTGCAGTGGGGAGAACGGCTATGAAGAGGGCTAGTGAACCAGCCAGTATACTCGGCCTCCCCATTCGTATAACCATGATGCTGTAGATGAACATGGAGATTATTATAGTGGGTATCCCGTTGAAAGCCCTAATCACTGTTTCAATGAACCCGCTTACCAACGAGTATGGGTATTCACGTGTAAACATCGAGGAGAAAACAGCTAGGGCAACAGCCATTAAGGTAGCTATCGTAGACGAGATAAGGGTTCCCACAACCGCTGGTGCGATGCCGCCTATATCGGTATCCATGGGTGTCCCTGGAAGCCCTGTAATGAATGATAGGCCCTTCATAATTAATGGAGGGAGCCCGTTTAATACAGTGCTGTAGAGAAGCCAGAGAAGTGGGAGAACACCTAGCCCGCTTAAAAATATTATTATGAGGATCACTAATATATTGATGACCTTTCTTACATCCCTAGCCATGGATTATACTCCTCCACCTATTGATCAGCATTATACCAATAGAGCTGGATAC
It encodes the following:
- a CDS encoding PstA family ABC transporter permease — translated: MARDVRKVINILVILIIIFLSGLGVLPLLWLLYSTVLNGLPPLIMKGLSFITGLPGTPMDTDIGGIAPAVVGTLISSTIATLMAVALAVFSSMFTREYPYSLVSGFIETVIRAFNGIPTIIISMFIYSIMVIRMGRPSILAGSLALFIAVLPTAHYYLSSAFRSVEEKYREAAFSLGFKRVHLLRYVYLGIARRQVASGILMTFIRSAGETAPLLFTIGFLTNSVFQGIDQPGNAVSLLIFNYALSPYNNYHMAAWGASLLLLLLILVPILFIEWFVKEVRK